A window of Tursiops truncatus isolate mTurTru1 chromosome 8, mTurTru1.mat.Y, whole genome shotgun sequence contains these coding sequences:
- the CEP295 gene encoding centrosomal protein of 295 kDa isoform X7, giving the protein MKMKRKVVNAAGKLRLSPNEEAFILKEDYERRRKLRLLQVREQERDIALQIREDIKQRRNQQLTRLAEELRTEWEESQTQKIKNLEKLYLASLRNMGEGHQQAKENEPDLNALAHRAAERKKKAEMRHKEALKVQKNQKEMLMKQKTWHIKARKEALLAEKERSAKITSLPPPPPTLFENIEVKKTSNVKTNSSTYHHLYTFVNREVDTKQPDPHLAAKEEAKRLEELQKQAAEERMEQCEKAHARGFQAMKKIHLAQNQEKLMKELKQLQQEDLARRRQMVARMPPQLVELPYKRSEMKDDWQRELEFAFEDMYNADRKVKGNLILHLEPEPLPTVTDQIQDEELDLSMEQEISGETENIPVTEAETIHSSEADVPLAMKTHQIPSKILFKKLLNKIRNQKSLWTIKSMSEDESEMITTVSETESKALTVESGAAVSEDRPLSSGQKQDVESDTLTVDSGPLTSEDKPLSFNTDSEKEQEMKETQPITAVAQSSVLLHPQEEAARIRMAARQKQIMEIEEQKQKQLELLEQIEQQKLTLETDCFRAQLEEEKRKKTQQTGVGTAPASCTISSDEDNHRQMIYNYQQQLLQQNRLHKQSVETARKRLLDYQTMLKGKYLSMSAAPLIPGSVTSVPPQKSERSAVTSEHEDQGQRPKLSPNKQPMQPVQISKLEQDFQVPRQHRFPQRQVETTKTLVTSDVLAEQALESQEQPKQLSQTETQQRDYKLVPKDSHTLSRALSHDKPLIVQDARERAETSGATTFQTLDSQQMFSENNESISSKLIEPSSFLPLVAEHSFSSLPTEVESGKIQECFSTGSKSVVSVSHSVVGQMQDKSLPFSENIIAQQSNLKALQKQLDLQKEVLRLRQEAQEQLLLCKQKELEGQTGLSVFLPLVPLDSFASLPSAKAESGRIQESSPTKKETTVSSGHPGVPQLQDRLNFKFLQEQLNIQRDRFQARREAQEVLCVHKQSELDGRVWAEQTEPPSVPSQGAQHAFTSLPSAGTQSGKIQDQYSSKSEKEILSIQSEIPKFQDGSSSFLQQFHPLHDSLKLLQEQLTAQRDALQARHEAQAELLLHRQRDLEDSKSVQMSSSFLPVVTQHSVASQAASKTEPRRIQNFYFSEKGSVTPSSHLVMPAFQDEPLSFPQHSLPQQENLTTLEGQSHIQRVILGAKQETQEFVHKQSELETKIPSEQTGTSLSLSQGAESEKFQDYMSFRSDSTVPLSHWKIPRFQERLLGFSRHIQPLQDNLEGHQEWLDTEEEALQFSQKTQGNVSSEQTGPSFTPQLEQLSFPSLPSAESLTTREPLSAESESRIPSSHFQIPELQDRLLKISQLIQPQQDNLKALQEQLATQREAIIQSRQEAQQELLLHKQSEWKGRISPEQVGTSSFLPLVVQRPFAPLPLSEAGRIQEPCSTKGDNIVSPRHSEIPRLPDRLLGLPQPVLPQQDYPITFQQEHVYTQTGPLPCSEKTQKELVLPRQYKFEEKSSEHFIQPLHGDLKALQEQLDIQRKATHSRQEVREELLLQRLSKLEKRVSPEQTSTSSSLSHIALPVADSERIQKSLPTRSDNTVSSSHPEIPGSQDRLLSLSQAFLPQQDHVSAQLGLQREVLRFNEKAQEELLLNKQAELIAGDSSEQPVPSMFLPKEREHSFIPLPFAEVKSKNVCELYSAKNEHAAPSSASMSPRLQDRFLSFSQPLLAQQDNLGLQKQMELQKEILHYGQKAQEELLVQRQTALQQHIQKHQETLKDFFKDSQTSKPTVENDFETKKLRECLVHLQDLAKDNQENIGTAGRRNCDDNQLLSEDSNAQQSGEHQDKELGGKSSKPPVAKVKGGLDLNQHELSAIQEVESPASGRTSILGKPDFYQDRDPLRVSVSREQSFLGSPLDCDPFGHLHPVAQESICGDDSDKAVKVSEAVVESHAVLSYAAEEEDHTYLGPNVKPDDKAETQEIYHEPLSSITVSTGSFLSYENTDLSLTELEHSFPNLHRQLFKPLEPHPDFDSSSFSGISQDSKDFYQPFPVVFHQRSHSSCESLRSSLSPKSTASFTALRTSLHSSLNTSVNQQPDPNWAHEEAQSFATENVIEGSEQSFQQLLPEFSSQEGSQHADLPSIFSSIEARDSSQGAENQYSSSEQNEILQNKQKSVHFQLSVGNLQSSVFSSSGEANVFHQLNLQHSTPCGSASSECSVKERLGFEELSERGVGTVLQGQGLTDDKETCGVLNINPQLCVRTSIQTPHSVTVQNEKCLEDSTTAETPTIIGNQTQQAQSTLFVSSGSFSLQNSIPIWETECGHGIMEEPELTLISNSDISIAEMDFANLTLEEKRENEAKSCFQVSEFLPLLSETQNSDCPAASEHPVEKPAVCAETLSKFTATPGSLQEAFMKRKKAFMERSSQRQKEIRNKIRVSGSSQTKIVKEKPTGSLVSHLKGVNKVRVSLPEDRKTAQAHMHQRALRLYHQLPEVKKQKEEKAKQDAYAQNRARAKEFHKKTLEKLRAKNIC; this is encoded by the exons CCAGATCCTCATTTGGCTGCTAAAGAAGAGGCTAAAAGATTGGAAGAACTACAGAAACAAGCGGCAGAAGAGAGAATGGAGCAGTGTGAGAAGGCACATGCACGGGGTTTCCAGGCAATGAAAAAGATCCATTTGGCCCAA AATCAGGAGAAACTAATGAAAGAACTCAAACAGCTACAACAAGAGGACCTGGCACGCAGGAGACAGATGGTAGCACGGATGCCACCACAACTAGTTGAACTTCCATACAAACGCAGTGAAATGAAAGATGATTGGCAGAGAGAGCTAGAATTTGCCTTTGAAGACATGTACAATGCAGACAGGA AGGTGAAAGGAAACCTGATTTTGCACCTTGAACCAGAGCCTCTGCCCACTGTGACTGATCAGATCCAAGATGAAGAACTGGACCTTTCAATGGAACAAGAAATTTCAGGGGAGACTGAAAACATTCCAGTGACAGAAGCTGAAACAATACATTCTAGTGAAGCAGACG ttcccttggcaatgaagacccaccaGATTCcttcaaaaattctttttaaaaaattattaaataagatcCGAAACCAAAAGTCTCTCTGGACAATTAAATCCATGTCTGAGGATGAAAGCGAAATGATTACAACTGTTAGTGAAACTGAAAGTAAAGCCCTGACAGTTGAATCAGGAGCAGCTGTGAGTGAAGACAGACCATTATCCTCTGGGCAGAAACAAG ATGTTGAAAGTGACACGCTAACAGTTGACTCTGGACCACTTACTAGTGAAGATAAACCACTTTCATTCAATACAGACTCTGAAAAGGAACAAG aaatgaaagagactcAGCCTATCACAGCAGTAGCTCAGAGTTCAGTTCTACTTCATCCTCAGGAAGAAGCAGCCAGAATTAGAATGGCAGCAAGGCAGAAACAg ataatggaaatagaagaacaaaagcaaaaacagttgGAATTACTTGAACAAattgaacaacagaaattaacattaGAAACTGATTGCTTCAGAGCTcagctggaagaagaaaaaagaaaaaaaactcaacagACTGGG gTTGGCACTGCGCCAGCATCATGCACCATAAGTTCTGATGAAGATAATCACAGGCAGATGATTTATAACTATCAACAACAGCTATTACAGCAAAACAG GCTTCACAAACAGTCTGTTGAAACAGCCAGGAAACGATTACTCGACTATCAGACTATGTTAAAAGGAAAGTACCTATCCATGTCAGCTGCACCATTGATACCTGGTTCTGTTACATCAGTACCACCACAGAAATCTGAAAGATCCGCTGTTACATCAGAACATGAGGATCAAGGTCAGAGACCCAAGTTGAGTCCTAACAAACAACCTATGCAACCCGTACAGATCTCCAAATTAGAGCAAGATTTTCAGGTTCCAAGACAACATCGCTTTCCACAAAGACAGGTAGAAACAACCAAAACATTAGTTACTTCAGATGTTTTAGCCGAGCAAGCTTTGGAATCACAGGAACAGCCAAAGCAACTCTCACAGACTGAAACACAACAGAGAGACTATAAATTGGTCCCTAAAGACTCTCATACACTTTCAAGGGCTTTGTCACATGATAAGCCACTGATAGTACAGGATGCCAGAGAAAGAGCTGAAACATCTGGGGCAACAACTTTTCAAACTTTAGACTCCCAGCAAATGTTCTCAGAGAACAATGAAAGTATATCGTCTAAGTTAATTGAACCTTCTTCATTCCTACCATTGGTAGCTGAGCATTCTTTTAGTTCTCTGCCTACTGAAGTTGAGTCTGGAAAAATCCAGGAATGCTTTTCAACTGGGAGCAAAAGTGTAGTTTCTGTAAGCCATTCTGTAGTTGGCCAAATGCAGGATAAGTCTTTGCCATTCTCAGAGAATATCATAGCCCAGCAAAGTAATTTGAAGGCTCTCCAAAAACAGTTAGACCTACAGAAAGAAGTTCTTCGGTTAAGACAGGAAGCTCAGGAACAATTGCTTTTGTGCAAACAGAAAGAATTGGAAGGGCAAACTGGCCTTTCTGTATTCCTTCCATTGGTACCTCTGGATTCGTTTGCTTCACTGCCTTCTGCCAAAGCTGAGTCAGGGAGAATCCAGGAATCTTCTCCAACCAAGAAAGAGACTACAGTTTCCTCAGGCCATCCTGGGGTCCCACAACTTCAGGATaggcttaattttaaatttctccaagAACAGTTAAATATTCAGAGGGACCGCTTTCAGGCTAGACGGGAAGCCCAGGAAGTATTATGTGTACATAAACAGAGTGAATTGGATGGAAGAGTATGGGCTGAACAGACTGAGCCCCCTTCTGTCCCATCTCAAGGAGCTCAGCATGCATTTACTTCACTACCTTCTGCTGGTACTCAATCTGGAAAAATCCAGGACCAGTATTCATCTAAGAGTGAGAAGGAAATTCTCTCAATCCAATCTGAAATCCCCAAATTTCAGGATGGGTCTTCAAGTTTCCTACAGCAGTTCCACCCTTTGCATGATAGTTTGAAGTTGCTCCAAGAACAGCTGACTGCACAGAGGGATGCTCTTCAGGCCAGGCATGAAGCCCAGGCAGAATTACTTTTACATAGACAAAGGGATTTGGAAGACTCTAAGTCTGTGCAGATGAGTTCTTCATTCCTGCCAGTGGTCACTCAACATTCAGTTGCTTCACAAGCTGCTTCTAAAACTGAGCCTAGAAGAATTCAgaacttttatttctctgagaaGGGGAGTGTTACTCCCTCAAGTCATTTGGTAATGCCAGCATTTCAGGATGAGCCTCTTAGTTTTCCACAGCATAGCCTGCCACAGCAGGAAAATCTAACAACACTCGAAGGTCAGTCGCACATTCAGAGGGTAATACTTGGTGCTAAACAAGAAACTCAGGAATTTGTACACAAACAAagtgaattagaaacaaaaattccTTCTGAACAGACTGGCACCTCTTTATCTCTGTCTCAGGGAGCTGAATCTGAAAAATTCCAGGACTATATGTCATTCAGGAGTGACAGTACAGTTCCCTTAAGCCATTGGAAGATCCCAAGATTTCAAGAAAGACTTCTGGGGTTTTCTCGACATATACAACCTCTACAAGATAATTTGGAAGGACACCAAGAATGGttagacacagaagaggaggccCTTCAGTTTAGCCAGAAGACCCAAGGGAATGTATCTTCTGAACAAACTGGCCCCTCCTTCACACCCCAGTTAGAAcagctttcctttccttcattgCCTTCTGCTGAATCTCTTACAACTCGGGAACCTCTTTCAGCAGAGAGTGAGAGTAGAATTCCTTCAAGCCATTTTCAGATCCCAGAATTGCAGGATAGACTTTTGAAGATATCACAGCTTATCCAGCCTCAACAAGATAATTTGAAGGCACTTCAAGAACAGTTAGCTACGCAGAGGGAAGCCATCATTCAGTCTAGACAGGAAGCTCAGCAAGAATTACTTCTGCATAAACAGAGTGAGTGGAAGGGAAGAATATCTCCCGAGCAGGTTGGCAcctcttccttcctgcccctaGTTGTACAGCGGCCTTTTGCTCCATTACCTCTTAGTGAAGCTGGTAGAATCCAAGAACCTTGTTCAACTAAGGGTGATAATATAGTCTCCCCTCGTCATTCTGAGATACCAAGGTTGCCTGATAGGCTTTTGGGTTTACCACAGCCTGTTTTACCTCAACAAGATTATCCGATTACATTTCAACAGGAACACGTGTATACACAGACAGGTCCCCTTCCATGTAGCGAGAAAACCCAGAAAGAGTTGGTTTTGCCCAGACAATATAAATTTGAGGAAAAGTCATCTGAGCATTTTATCCAACCTCTCCATGGTGATTTGAAGGCACTTCAAGAGCAGTTAGACATACAGAGGAAAGCCACTCATTCTAGACAGGAAGTCCGAGAAGAATTGCTTTTGCAAAGACTAAGTAAATTGGAGAAAAGGGTCTCACCTGAGCAGACCAGCACCTCTTCATCCTTATCCCACATAGCACTGCCTGTTGCTGACTCTGAAAGAATCCAAAAATCTCTTCCAACCAGAAGTGACAATACTGTTTCCTCAAGTCATCCTGAGATTCCAGGGTCTCAGGATAGGCTTTTGAGTTTATCCCAGGCTTTTCTGCCTCAGCAAGATCATGTGTCAGCACAGTTGGGCTTACAGAGAGAAGTGCTGCGTTTTAATGAAAAAGCTCAGGAAGAACTGCTTTTAAACAAGCAAGCAGAGCTGATTGCAGGTGACTCTTCTGAGCAGCCTGTTCCTTCTATGTTTCTACCCAAGGAAAGAgagcattcatttattccactaCCTTTTGCTGAAGTAAAATCTAAAAACGTTTGTGAATTGTATTCAGCCAAGAATGAACATGCAGCTCCTTCAAGTGCTTCTATGAGCCCAAGACTTCAAGATAGATTTTTGAGTTTTTCACAACCTCTCTTAGCTCAGCAAGATAATTTGGGACTTCAGAAGCAGATGGAGCTACAAAAAGAAATTCTGCATTATGGCCAAAAAGCCCAAGAAGAATTGCTTGTACAGAGACAAACAGCATTGCAGCAGCACATTCAGAAACATCAGGAGACCTTGAAGGATTTCTTTAAAGACAGTCAG ACAAGTAAGCCCACAgttgaaaatgattttgaaactAAGAAGCTCAGAGAATGCCTTGTTCATCTCCAAGATCTAGCCAAAGACAATCAGGAAAACATTGGTACTGCAGGCAGGAGAAACTGTGATGATAATCAGCTCCTTTCAGAAGATAGTAATGCCCAGCAAAGTG GGGAGCATCAGGACAAAGAACTGGGTGGGAAATCCTCAAAACCACCTGTAGCAAAAGTTAAAGGTGGATTGGACTTGAACCAACATGAACTTAGTGCCATACAAGAGGTAGAATCACCAGCAAGTGGCAGAACTTCTATACTAG gtAAACCAGACTTTTACCAAGACAGAGACCCACTTAGGGTCTCAGTAAGCCGAGAACAGAGTTTTCTTGGGAGCCCCCTGGACTGTGATCCATTTGGTCATCTTCACCCAGTTGCCCAGGAGAGCATCTGTGGTGATGACTCTGATAAAGCAG TCAAGGTCAGTGAGGCTGTGGTTGAGAGTCATGCAGTATTAAGTTACGCTGCGGAGGAAGAAGACCATACGTACCTGGGTCCAAATGTGAAGCCAGATGATAAG GCTGAAACACAAGAAATTTATCATGAGCCATTATCTTCAATAACTGTTTCTACTGGGAGCTTTTTAAGTTATGAAAACACAGATTTGAGCCTTACAG AACTGGAGCACAGTTTTCCAAATTTGCATCGTCAGCTGTTTAAACCCTTAGAACCACATCCAGATTTTGATTCATCATCTTTCTCTGGGATTTCTCAAGACAGCAAAGACTTTTACCAG CCTTTCCCGGTTGTCTTCCATCAGAGGTCACATTCCTCCTGTGAAAGCCTCCGTTCTAGTCTGTCACCCAAAAGTACAGCTTCTTTTACAGCACTGAGGACCAGCCTGCATTCTTCTCTTAACACCAGCGTGAACCAGCAGCCTGACCCTAACTGGGCTCATGAGGAAGCTCAGAGTTTTGCTACAGAAAATGTTATTGAAG GGTCTGAACAATCTTTTCAACAACTTCTGCCAGAATTTTCTTCACAAGAAGGAAGCCAGCATGCTGACTTACCAAGTATTTTTAGCAGCATTGAAGCAAGAGATTCTTCCCAAGGGGCGGAAAATCAATACTCTTCCTCTGAACAGAATGAAATattacaaaacaagcaaaaaagtgTTCATTTCCAGCTGTCTGTAGGAAATTTGCAAAGTTCAGTCTTCAGTTCATCTGGTGAGGCTAATGTATTTCATCAGTTAAATCTACAGCATAGCACTCCATGTGGTTCTGCCTCTAGTGAGTGCTCAGTAAAAGAAAGACTGGGCTTTgaagaactatcagaaagaggagTTGGTACAGTGTTACAAGGTCAAGGGCTCACTGATGATAAAGAAACCTGTGGCGTTTTAAATATAAATCCACAATTATGCGTAAGAACTTCAATTCAGACACCACATTCAGTCACTGTTCagaatgaaaaatgtcttgaggattCAACTACTGCAGAAACTCCAACAATCATAGGAAACCAAACTCAACAAGCACAGTCAACGCTCTTTGTAAGCTCTGGATCCTTTTCACTACAGAACTCTATTCCAATCTGG GAGACAGAATGTGGCCATGGTATAATGGAAGAACCAGAACTTACATTGATAAGCAACAGTGATATCAGTATTGCTGAAATGGATTTTGCAAACTTAActctagaagaaaagagagaaaatgaggcaAAGAGCTGTTTTCAG GTGAGTGAATTTCTGCCTCTTCTGTCAGAAACGCAAAACTCAGATTGTCCAGCTGCATCAGAACATCCTGTGGAGAAACCAGCTGTGTGTGCAG aaacccTTTCAAAGTTTACAGCTACTCCAGGGAGCTTACAAGAagcatttatgaaaagaaaaaaagcatttatgGAGAGAtcctcacagagacagaaagaaataaggaataaaatTCGTGTCTCTGGAAGTTCTCAAACCAAAATAGTAAAGGAGAAACCCACAG GTTCATTGGTCAGTCACCTAAAGGGTGTGAACAAGGTTAGAGTGTCTCTTCCTGAAGACAGAAAGACTGCACAAGCCCATATGCACCAAAGGGCTCTAAG ATTATACCATCAGTTACCTgaagtgaaaaagcaaaaggaagagaaagcaaagcaaGACGCATATGCCCAAAACAGAGCAAGGGCAAAAGAATTTCATAAG AAAACATTAGAGAAACTTCGAGCCAAAAATATATGCTGA